The following coding sequences are from one Leptolyngbya sp. NIES-3755 window:
- a CDS encoding ATP synthase epsilon chain (similar to AA sequence:cyanobase_aa:LBDG_45290) → MALTVRVIAPDKTVWDSSAEEVILPSTTGQLGILSGHAPLLTALETGVLRVRSDKNWVPIAVMGGFAEVEKNEVTILVNGAERGESIDLDAARTAYTEAEAKFAQADQGGSKQEQLQATQALKRARARLQAAGGQV, encoded by the coding sequence ATGGCTTTAACGGTTCGCGTCATTGCGCCAGATAAAACAGTCTGGGATTCTTCGGCGGAAGAAGTGATTCTTCCTAGCACCACAGGGCAGCTTGGGATTTTATCCGGTCACGCTCCCCTGTTAACGGCACTCGAAACGGGCGTATTGCGCGTTCGATCGGATAAAAACTGGGTGCCGATCGCGGTTATGGGCGGCTTTGCAGAAGTTGAAAAGAACGAAGTGACGATTTTGGTGAATGGAGCGGAGCGCGGCGAATCGATCGATCTCGATGCGGCTCGCACTGCTTACACTGAAGCTGAAGCGAAGTTCGCTCAAGCGGATCAAGGCGGCTCGAAACAGGAACAATTGCAGGCAACTCAAGCTCTGAAACGCGCTCGCGCTCGTCTTCAAGCGGCTGGCGGTCAGGTTTAG
- a CDS encoding hypothetical protein (similar to AA sequence:cyanobase_aa:alr1364) codes for MNRKTCLIAAGLIGLCFSAPIAIQAAPKPLSSTIASASSPSSRTAELTRNISAVEVEKAILLGELTPDTLALDELNKRYTNLMLQLRQLEPARYQALAASATETALARKIAELDVERAIALSRFTIDAPVVQTIARQSLMLEARLKQIQPTRYQALARSAMQSALQAKIAELQALYQQEDRRLIPSAPSQQTLKTQIFELNRRLAEVPKN; via the coding sequence ATGAATCGCAAAACCTGCCTGATTGCTGCGGGCTTGATTGGACTCTGTTTTAGCGCTCCGATCGCGATCCAAGCCGCACCGAAACCGCTTAGTTCTACGATCGCTTCTGCCTCGTCTCCGTCTTCTCGAACTGCCGAACTGACTCGAAACATCAGTGCGGTAGAAGTGGAAAAAGCAATTCTTCTTGGTGAATTGACCCCAGATACTCTGGCGCTTGACGAACTCAACAAGCGCTACACAAACTTAATGCTGCAACTGAGACAGCTTGAACCTGCCCGTTATCAAGCATTGGCAGCTTCTGCAACTGAGACAGCATTAGCAAGGAAGATTGCTGAACTAGATGTGGAAAGAGCGATCGCGCTATCTCGTTTCACCATTGATGCGCCAGTTGTTCAAACGATCGCTCGACAAAGTCTCATGCTAGAAGCACGACTGAAACAGATCCAACCTACTCGCTATCAAGCTTTAGCTAGATCAGCAATGCAATCTGCACTCCAAGCTAAAATCGCCGAGTTGCAGGCTCTCTATCAGCAAGAAGATCGAAGACTGATTCCTTCTGCACCGAGTCAACAGACTTTAAAGACTCAAATTTTTGAACTGAATCGGAGATTAGCTGAAGTCCCGAAAAACTAA
- a CDS encoding hypothetical protein (similar to AA sequence:cyanobase_aa:MAE56230) — MKLPNGENAQLGDKVERYCLNLEHSRGGNKAILFQSRLGITLGNQEILKMALLEAAISGDAMIYKEDRYGIHYDIKLLLETEVGSSLILSCWIIRNDEDFPRLTNAYPVDR; from the coding sequence ATGAAATTGCCAAATGGTGAAAATGCTCAGCTTGGAGATAAGGTTGAGCGGTATTGCCTAAATCTTGAACATTCTAGAGGCGGAAATAAAGCCATTCTTTTTCAAAGCCGTCTTGGAATCACATTAGGCAATCAAGAAATTCTAAAAATGGCTTTATTGGAAGCGGCAATCAGTGGCGACGCTATGATTTACAAAGAAGACCGATATGGAATTCACTACGATATTAAACTCCTACTCGAAACTGAGGTAGGCTCGTCTTTGATCCTAAGCTGCTGGATTATTCGCAACGACGAAGACTTTCCCAGATTAACGAATGCTTATCCTGTCGATCGCTAA
- a CDS encoding hypothetical protein (similar to AA sequence:cyanobase_aa:MAE56220) — protein sequence MAMIQEYDVVALTEDTPATHKTTHQSIVLRRGQVGTVLMTFEDEACLVDFADPQGMTYAMETIPLSRLLLLLQEPEVVSA from the coding sequence ATGGCAATGATTCAAGAATATGACGTAGTTGCATTAACTGAGGACACTCCAGCAACTCATAAAACAACCCATCAGTCGATCGTGCTACGGCGTGGACAGGTAGGAACCGTGTTAATGACATTCGAGGATGAAGCCTGCTTGGTTGATTTTGCTGATCCTCAAGGAATGACCTACGCAATGGAGACAATTCCGCTCAGTCGATTGCTCTTATTACTACAAGAACCGGAAGTTGTGTCTGCTTGA
- a CDS encoding unknown protein (similar to AA sequence:cyanobase_aa:asl4918) has protein sequence MGKAGQALRQVLEDFGISQNRLAVEMGIGRSNVNRWVNNFADPVGDAILEIRDGLERIDPAAAAEFTRLYWGKDQIDG, from the coding sequence ATGGGGAAAGCAGGTCAAGCTCTGAGACAGGTTCTAGAAGACTTTGGAATTAGTCAGAACCGTTTAGCTGTCGAAATGGGAATTGGTCGATCGAACGTAAATCGATGGGTGAACAATTTTGCAGATCCCGTCGGTGATGCAATTCTTGAAATTCGAGATGGATTGGAGCGAATTGATCCAGCCGCAGCAGCAGAATTCACACGATTGTATTGGGGAAAAGATCAGATAGATGGATGA
- a CDS encoding unknown protein (similar to AA sequence:cyanobase_aa:asr3483) yields MIMPYQERIAPWIVVQLLPKMQRVVRGRYRSRLDAEGHLTVLQRQLPHYEFVLLFDGG; encoded by the coding sequence ATGATTATGCCTTATCAGGAGCGGATTGCTCCTTGGATTGTCGTGCAACTTTTACCGAAAATGCAGCGGGTGGTACGCGGAAGGTATCGAAGTCGATTGGATGCTGAGGGACATTTAACCGTGTTACAGCGACAGTTGCCACACTACGAATTTGTGCTGCTATTTGATGGCGGTTGA
- a CDS encoding serine phosphatase (similar to AA sequence:cyanobase_aa:LBDG_21500), translating to MTAVPLPRPSSQPPERNNSGSPDVTPVFALKELVARLNREQHKIQDLLSSLGFALRSFSNLNQFLELIPLMASRVTDADGGALILFRPNGQVKLERLHCQDAMWGQELRKGLEIATRQITASLTGLPPGEALARSSQVVAMLDHQITRHLGGEIQIFGTGILVKTNERGRLYVFSREPDYAWTETRQKLVRLVADQTAVAIENDELTVELKKKERLDRELEIGADIQLRLLPRQCPAIDGIELAALCKTANRVGGDYYDFIPADYGQTRKANPNNSDGRWSLAIGDVMGKGVPAGLIMTMTRGMLRAEVLNGHSPARILQHLNQVMYADLENSNRFVTLFYSEYDPKTRLLSYSNAAHNPPLLWQAATNTIKRLDTHGMLIGLDIETQFQDAQVQLEPGDTLIYYTDGFTDAANQYGQRFDEENLISAFRWACQHFDDPQHILKYLFDCVQQFIGMGNPNSDDMTLVVMRVKPTKDQPPSNSSTNS from the coding sequence ATGACTGCTGTGCCCCTTCCCCGTCCCTCTTCTCAACCTCCTGAGCGCAATAACTCAGGTTCCCCAGACGTAACGCCAGTGTTTGCCCTCAAGGAACTGGTGGCACGCCTGAATCGGGAGCAGCATAAAATTCAAGATTTATTAAGCTCACTCGGTTTCGCGCTTCGTAGTTTCAGCAATCTCAATCAATTTCTGGAACTTATCCCCCTGATGGCAAGTCGTGTTACTGATGCTGACGGCGGTGCATTAATTTTGTTCCGCCCGAATGGTCAGGTGAAATTAGAACGGCTGCATTGTCAGGATGCGATGTGGGGTCAAGAACTCCGAAAAGGTTTAGAAATTGCGACTCGTCAAATTACCGCCTCGTTAACCGGATTGCCCCCCGGAGAGGCACTGGCTCGATCGTCTCAAGTGGTCGCAATGCTCGATCACCAAATTACCCGACATTTAGGCGGAGAAATTCAAATCTTCGGCACTGGAATTTTAGTTAAAACTAACGAACGCGGTCGGCTGTATGTCTTTAGTCGAGAACCGGATTACGCTTGGACAGAAACCCGCCAAAAATTAGTTCGACTCGTGGCAGATCAAACCGCAGTCGCGATCGAGAATGATGAACTCACGGTCGAACTGAAGAAAAAAGAACGCCTCGATCGAGAACTCGAAATTGGTGCCGATATTCAATTACGCCTCTTACCGCGTCAATGTCCTGCGATCGATGGCATCGAACTTGCCGCCCTGTGTAAAACCGCGAATCGAGTGGGAGGTGACTATTACGACTTTATTCCCGCTGATTATGGACAAACTCGAAAAGCGAATCCGAACAATTCGGATGGCAGATGGAGTTTAGCGATCGGGGACGTGATGGGCAAAGGTGTCCCCGCAGGTCTAATTATGACTATGACTCGTGGAATGCTTCGGGCTGAAGTCTTAAACGGTCACTCTCCCGCCCGAATTTTGCAGCATCTCAATCAAGTCATGTACGCCGATTTAGAAAACTCGAATCGGTTTGTAACGCTGTTTTATTCCGAGTACGATCCGAAAACTCGCTTACTGTCCTATAGCAATGCGGCACATAATCCACCGTTACTCTGGCAAGCTGCGACCAATACAATCAAACGGTTGGATACTCATGGAATGCTAATCGGTTTAGACATCGAAACTCAGTTCCAGGATGCCCAAGTGCAATTAGAACCGGGAGATACGCTGATCTACTACACCGATGGTTTTACCGATGCAGCCAATCAATACGGACAGCGATTTGATGAGGAAAATCTGATCAGTGCATTTCGTTGGGCATGTCAGCATTTTGACGATCCTCAACACATTCTCAAGTACTTATTCGATTGTGTGCAGCAGTTTATTGGCATGGGCAATCCGAATTCGGATGATATGACGCTGGTTGTAATGCGGGTCAAACCGACGAAAGATCAACCGCCATCAAATAGCAGCACAAATTCGTAG
- a CDS encoding unknown protein (similar to AA sequence:cyanobase_aa:all7527) has protein sequence MEKLPTILFPSLDRLPLPPVGTHHKAPRGRSESQFERDLWRYFPGKIHTGLLVKRPELDQPYVPDFAYLDRDMAIDIEIDEPYTIDTRQPLHFLDCPKDRSRNQFFTAHGWIVIRFSEAQVIKNPESCCKTIASTIAKISGDNTIMNAFRQIPTLKPDRRWTIEQAQHLATQNYREQLQLKAAPKQPNIINGDLSFHCPTCGELVRWRGHYVNCANCGYDQFVL, from the coding sequence ATGGAGAAACTGCCCACGATTTTATTTCCGAGCCTCGATCGACTTCCATTGCCGCCAGTCGGAACTCATCATAAAGCACCACGCGGACGATCGGAAAGCCAATTTGAGCGCGACTTATGGCGATATTTTCCCGGCAAGATTCACACCGGATTGCTGGTGAAACGCCCAGAATTGGATCAACCTTATGTTCCCGATTTTGCTTATCTTGATCGAGATATGGCGATCGACATCGAAATCGATGAACCTTATACGATCGATACTCGCCAACCGCTGCACTTTCTAGACTGTCCCAAAGATCGATCGCGCAATCAATTTTTCACTGCTCACGGCTGGATCGTGATTCGATTTAGTGAAGCGCAAGTGATTAAAAATCCTGAGAGTTGTTGTAAAACGATCGCATCGACGATCGCCAAAATCTCTGGCGACAACACAATCATGAATGCCTTTCGCCAAATTCCGACTCTGAAGCCCGATCGGCGTTGGACGATCGAACAAGCCCAACACCTTGCCACTCAAAATTATCGCGAACAGTTGCAACTCAAAGCCGCTCCCAAACAGCCGAACATCATCAACGGCGATCTAAGCTTTCACTGTCCGACCTGTGGTGAATTAGTTCGCTGGCGAGGACACTATGTAAACTGTGCCAACTGCGGCTACGACCAATTCGTGCTCTAA
- a CDS encoding 5-hydroxyisourate hydrolase (similar to AA sequence:cyanobase_aa:LBDG_43430): MGKLTTHVLDTAHGCPAANLKIELWSIDSDQKVCLKTVTTNSDGRTDSPMLSESEIKVGTYELVFAIGDYFATKSTNATEPRFLDRVPIQFGISDTNAHYHVPLLASPWSYSTYRGS, translated from the coding sequence ATGGGTAAGTTAACGACTCACGTTCTCGATACGGCTCACGGCTGTCCAGCAGCAAATTTGAAGATCGAACTTTGGTCGATCGATTCCGATCAGAAAGTATGTCTGAAAACAGTGACCACCAATTCTGATGGTCGAACTGATAGCCCGATGTTGAGCGAGTCAGAAATTAAAGTCGGAACGTATGAGTTAGTGTTCGCGATCGGAGATTATTTCGCGACAAAATCCACGAATGCAACCGAGCCAAGATTTCTCGATCGCGTTCCCATTCAATTCGGAATTTCCGATACAAACGCTCATTATCATGTTCCGCTACTTGCTTCTCCGTGGTCGTACAGTACCTATCGAGGAAGTTAG
- a CDS encoding hypothetical protein (similar to AA sequence:cyanobase_aa:LBDG_43420), with protein sequence MKRSFKLSLLLGFALLVGSPTVLPAISSPKVDKLPTVDWWRSKVQSQITATTGKRYNGCVFGDSISSALGNTLGQSNYNFAMGGMSSVSLLEQLKQLKAGNVQCQKAVIAIGTNDAMFSISDRAFKNNLRQIVTITRTLGASEITLIPAFYSTVEASYNPDVAGTLDRVDEISELIRQVAAEQDVKLISNEIQPLFRDRSLKQEVTFDGVHLNDSGKVIYRKVLLNLLNNSAVSSR encoded by the coding sequence ATGAAGCGCTCTTTCAAACTCAGTTTATTACTTGGATTCGCGCTTCTGGTTGGTTCGCCTACTGTTTTGCCTGCAATTTCTTCTCCAAAAGTAGATAAGCTGCCCACTGTGGATTGGTGGCGCTCTAAGGTGCAATCTCAAATTACTGCAACGACTGGAAAACGCTACAACGGCTGTGTATTCGGAGATTCGATTTCGTCTGCACTCGGTAATACACTCGGACAATCGAACTACAATTTTGCGATGGGCGGAATGAGTTCAGTTTCTCTGCTTGAACAATTGAAACAGTTGAAAGCAGGGAACGTACAATGTCAAAAAGCCGTGATTGCGATCGGCACAAACGATGCGATGTTCTCAATTAGCGATCGCGCTTTCAAAAATAATCTCCGCCAAATCGTCACGATCACTCGCACTCTAGGCGCATCCGAAATTACGTTGATTCCCGCGTTCTATTCCACAGTCGAAGCGAGTTACAACCCGGATGTTGCAGGAACGCTCGATCGAGTCGATGAAATTAGCGAGTTAATTCGGCAAGTCGCAGCCGAACAAGATGTGAAACTAATTAGCAATGAAATTCAACCGCTGTTTCGCGATCGTAGTCTCAAACAAGAAGTGACTTTCGATGGCGTTCATCTCAATGACAGCGGAAAAGTTATCTATCGCAAAGTGCTTTTGAATCTTTTGAATAATTCTGCTGTGAGTTCGCGCTAA
- a CDS encoding hypothetical protein (hypothetical protein N9414_20725;~similar to AA sequence:cyanobase_aa:LBDG_43410), translated as MLTQFRVRFQHWRKAVLIPLFLVSLFTVVFTGTPGMAQIEVPQIETPSVTSPIVPAPVPVVRPEIRGVWLTLNDLDVMKDRTKVQEAMNQLGRLNFNTIYPVIWNSGYVTYPSAIAQQQGIQPFVYRGSDGHDILADLVDRAHGRGLLVVPWFEFGFMTPLTSELAVNHPNWLTQQRNGEQTSISGAGEVAWLNPFHPEVQQFITSLVVEAVTQYNVDGIQFDDNMSLPREFGYDAYTRALYKRETKKDVPNNPADQAWMRWRANKITAFMAQLKKAVRDRKPNAIVSISPNYFDFAYKFHLQDWVAWVQQGIADELIMQVYRSDLQSFVQKLTRPEVQIAQQRIPTGIGIFTGQRTNPVSIRQIQEQTQAARDRGLGVAYFYYESLWDIAPEPVSDRQAGFQALFPEPAYRSSLR; from the coding sequence ATGCTGACTCAATTTCGCGTTCGGTTCCAGCACTGGAGAAAAGCGGTTCTGATCCCGCTCTTTTTGGTGTCTTTATTCACCGTTGTCTTCACTGGAACACCTGGAATGGCTCAAATTGAAGTGCCGCAAATCGAAACCCCCAGCGTAACTTCTCCGATCGTTCCGGCTCCTGTTCCAGTTGTTCGCCCAGAGATCCGGGGCGTATGGCTCACGTTGAACGATCTCGATGTCATGAAAGACCGCACGAAAGTTCAAGAGGCGATGAATCAATTGGGTCGTCTGAACTTTAATACGATTTATCCAGTGATTTGGAATTCGGGATATGTGACTTATCCCAGTGCGATCGCTCAACAACAAGGGATTCAACCTTTCGTTTATCGTGGCTCAGACGGACATGACATTCTCGCGGATCTAGTCGATCGTGCTCATGGTCGAGGCTTATTAGTCGTGCCTTGGTTCGAGTTCGGGTTCATGACTCCGCTCACCTCCGAACTCGCTGTGAATCATCCTAATTGGCTCACTCAGCAACGGAACGGTGAACAAACTTCAATCAGTGGTGCGGGTGAAGTTGCTTGGCTCAATCCCTTCCACCCTGAAGTACAGCAGTTTATTACCTCACTCGTGGTCGAAGCGGTGACTCAATATAATGTCGATGGAATTCAGTTCGATGACAATATGAGCCTGCCGCGTGAGTTTGGCTATGATGCGTACACTCGCGCTTTATATAAGAGGGAAACCAAGAAGGATGTCCCGAACAACCCCGCTGATCAAGCTTGGATGCGGTGGAGAGCGAACAAGATTACGGCGTTTATGGCACAACTGAAAAAGGCAGTTCGCGATCGTAAACCAAACGCGATCGTATCGATCTCCCCGAATTACTTCGATTTCGCCTACAAGTTCCATTTGCAAGACTGGGTGGCTTGGGTGCAGCAAGGAATTGCAGATGAACTGATCATGCAGGTGTATCGATCGGACTTGCAAAGCTTTGTTCAAAAGCTAACTCGTCCAGAGGTTCAAATCGCTCAGCAACGGATTCCGACTGGAATTGGTATTTTTACCGGACAAAGAACAAATCCCGTGTCGATTCGCCAAATTCAAGAGCAGACTCAAGCAGCCCGCGATCGCGGTTTAGGAGTTGCATATTTCTACTACGAAAGCCTCTGGGATATTGCCCCTGAACCTGTGAGCGATCGACAGGCAGGATTCCAAGCATTATTTCCAGAACCCGCTTATCGATCGTCACTTCGGTAA
- a CDS encoding riboflavin biosynthesis protein RibF (similar to AA sequence:cyanobase_aa:LBDG_43400) gives MWITSSPTTALTPTAVALGNFDGIHLGHRQVITPVLDNDGQSRATVVTFSPHPKEFFSGEPRSLLTPQEEKVLYLEEIGVEQLVLLPFNRELANLTPQQFVEEIVVNQLQARQVSVGADFCFGHKRSGNAEVLKEIAATFGIGVTIVPLLKFHGTRISSSAIREALVSGQLHTANRMLGRSYRLIGQVVTGQQIGRTIGFPTANLQLLADKLVPCGGVYGVRVSGIGTDPILGVMNIGNRPTVNGMSQTIEVHLLDWSGDLYGRTLSVELEEFIRPEQKFASLEDLKAQIHADCETARTALTAIP, from the coding sequence GTGTGGATTACTTCTTCTCCGACTACTGCTTTAACTCCGACCGCCGTTGCTCTAGGAAACTTTGATGGCATTCATCTAGGGCATCGACAAGTCATCACGCCTGTCTTAGATAACGATGGGCAATCTCGTGCAACCGTTGTCACCTTTAGTCCGCATCCGAAAGAATTTTTTAGTGGAGAACCGCGATCGCTTCTCACGCCTCAAGAAGAAAAGGTTCTCTATCTTGAAGAAATTGGTGTAGAACAACTTGTTTTACTGCCGTTTAATCGAGAGTTAGCCAATCTCACCCCACAGCAATTTGTCGAAGAGATTGTTGTCAATCAACTTCAAGCACGACAAGTGAGTGTCGGAGCCGATTTTTGCTTTGGACATAAGCGATCGGGAAATGCTGAAGTGCTCAAAGAAATTGCTGCAACGTTTGGCATTGGAGTGACGATCGTACCGTTATTGAAATTCCACGGCACTCGCATTAGTAGTTCTGCAATTCGAGAGGCATTGGTATCAGGACAGTTGCACACTGCCAATCGCATGTTAGGTCGATCGTATCGATTGATCGGACAAGTCGTAACTGGACAACAGATTGGACGCACGATCGGGTTTCCGACTGCAAACTTACAGCTCCTTGCAGATAAATTGGTTCCCTGCGGGGGTGTCTATGGAGTCAGAGTTTCAGGCATTGGAACTGATCCGATTCTAGGGGTGATGAACATTGGAAATCGTCCGACCGTGAATGGAATGAGTCAAACGATCGAAGTGCATCTATTGGATTGGTCAGGTGATTTGTACGGAAGAACTCTGAGTGTTGAACTAGAAGAATTCATTCGACCGGAACAGAAATTCGCCTCATTGGAGGATCTAAAAGCCCAAATTCACGCAGATTGCGAAACCGCGAGAACAGCACTCACCGCAATTCCCTGA
- a CDS encoding ATPase (similar to AA sequence:cyanobase_aa:LBDG_13570), whose protein sequence is MRERIEQLTQHLSLAIVGKQEAIQLVLVALLSGGHALLEDVPGVGKTLLAKSLARSINGKFQRLQCTPDLLPTDVTGTNIWNPRSGEFEFMAGPIFANVLLADEINRATPRTQSALLEVMEEQQVTIDGVSRKVPSPFFVIATQNPAEYQGTFPLPEAQMDRFALSLSLGYPTESEELQMLERLQSGDRPSELPPCISVEEIRELQALCAQVRVESSLQQYILSIVRATRQDEEILLGVSPRGTVSLQKAVQAFAFLEGRDYAIPDDVKAIAPYVLSHRMIAASGSRSRMIVDRLLRTIAIP, encoded by the coding sequence ATGAGAGAGCGGATCGAGCAACTAACGCAACATTTGAGTTTAGCGATCGTTGGAAAACAGGAAGCGATTCAACTGGTTCTCGTCGCGCTGCTTTCCGGGGGTCATGCTCTATTAGAAGATGTTCCAGGCGTAGGTAAAACCCTGCTGGCAAAATCACTCGCTCGATCGATCAACGGCAAATTTCAGCGGCTTCAATGCACTCCAGATTTACTTCCGACTGATGTGACCGGAACGAATATTTGGAATCCTCGATCGGGCGAATTTGAATTTATGGCAGGTCCAATTTTCGCAAATGTTCTCTTAGCGGATGAAATTAACCGCGCCACACCGAGAACTCAATCGGCACTCCTCGAAGTCATGGAAGAACAGCAAGTGACGATCGATGGTGTTTCCCGCAAAGTTCCCAGTCCCTTTTTCGTCATCGCGACTCAAAATCCCGCCGAATATCAAGGTACATTTCCACTTCCAGAGGCGCAGATGGATCGATTTGCTCTATCGCTGTCATTGGGGTATCCCACCGAATCCGAAGAACTCCAAATGTTAGAGCGACTGCAATCTGGCGATCGCCCCTCAGAATTGCCCCCCTGTATCAGCGTTGAAGAAATTCGAGAATTACAAGCGCTCTGTGCTCAAGTGCGAGTCGAATCTTCGCTTCAGCAATACATTTTGAGCATTGTCCGCGCTACTCGCCAAGACGAAGAAATCTTGCTCGGAGTCAGTCCACGCGGAACCGTTTCTCTACAAAAAGCCGTTCAAGCATTCGCATTCTTAGAAGGTCGAGACTATGCGATTCCGGATGATGTGAAAGCGATCGCACCGTATGTTCTGTCGCATCGAATGATTGCTGCCAGCGGGAGTCGATCGCGGATGATTGTCGATCGCCTGTTGAGAACGATCGCGATTCCGTAA
- a CDS encoding hypothetical protein (hypothetical protein MC7420_1000;~similar to AA sequence:cyanobase_aa:LBDG_29450) gives MSEAENPNLPSEPVESNQPEDGWTTVNFPNAIDITTIPEADPEPSQVGLRIQDLEQQNQRLRSRVSELEFSLGEANATLRGETKRLETQLSTLQAEAEQRSMRETHLTQQQAAMIAKQRQALDASRQRLQDQEVHIAQQLETITATQAEVVQLNQTLEQAHQAQQKQQILIETLTAQLESSQSQVAQLERDCALTKQQYDQQIQDLRQSENACRDLRSRLHRQQQYTLQFKAALEKCLDVTATQKIEESVDQEISASEAHTESVGFVKAQPVQPWSTTLDPQPWELEPVSTNIAVPSDSVWATAPDDASLFEEEESIAAEPFEMPEAIKFDQSLLEPVEIPQPEPIVVHPPLSYTIARSTEEAPAVRHNIDLFVPTASQPVEPLAVEAPMTALEPEVTEIQTISEEPTLMESEIREEIAANPFNLALPPAVEPTVSTPSPFITLSESDRTKEPYIAQSTEGSPSPVVYPQRSQKKRESLAAVELPSFPKSAGQ, from the coding sequence ATGAGTGAAGCTGAAAACCCCAATCTCCCCTCCGAACCCGTTGAATCAAACCAGCCCGAAGACGGTTGGACAACGGTGAACTTTCCGAATGCGATCGACATCACCACCATCCCCGAAGCTGATCCGGAACCTTCTCAAGTCGGACTCCGCATCCAAGATTTAGAACAACAAAATCAACGACTGCGATCGCGGGTCTCAGAGTTAGAATTCTCGCTCGGTGAAGCAAATGCGACCCTCAGAGGCGAAACCAAGCGCCTAGAGACCCAACTGAGCACGCTGCAAGCAGAAGCGGAACAGCGATCGATGCGAGAAACGCACTTAACTCAACAACAAGCCGCGATGATTGCGAAACAGCGTCAAGCCCTAGATGCGTCTCGTCAAAGATTGCAAGATCAAGAAGTGCACATTGCTCAACAGTTAGAAACAATTACTGCGACTCAAGCAGAAGTGGTTCAACTAAATCAAACATTAGAGCAAGCGCATCAAGCTCAACAAAAACAGCAAATCTTGATTGAAACTTTGACTGCACAGCTTGAATCTAGCCAATCTCAGGTGGCACAGTTAGAACGCGATTGTGCCTTAACCAAACAGCAATACGATCAGCAAATTCAAGACTTACGGCAATCAGAGAATGCTTGTCGAGATTTGCGATCGCGCCTCCATCGCCAGCAACAATACACGCTGCAATTCAAAGCCGCTCTCGAAAAATGTCTTGATGTGACAGCAACTCAGAAGATCGAAGAATCAGTTGATCAAGAGATTTCAGCCAGTGAAGCGCACACTGAATCGGTTGGATTTGTCAAAGCGCAGCCTGTTCAACCTTGGTCTACTACACTCGATCCGCAACCTTGGGAACTCGAACCCGTTTCTACCAATATTGCTGTGCCATCCGATAGCGTTTGGGCAACGGCTCCCGATGATGCCAGCTTGTTCGAGGAAGAAGAGTCGATCGCAGCAGAACCCTTTGAAATGCCAGAAGCGATCAAGTTTGATCAGAGCTTGCTCGAACCCGTTGAGATTCCCCAGCCGGAACCGATCGTCGTTCATCCGCCTTTGAGTTATACGATCGCTCGTTCTACTGAAGAAGCTCCCGCAGTTCGCCATAACATCGATTTGTTTGTCCCAACTGCTAGTCAGCCTGTTGAGCCTCTAGCAGTCGAAGCCCCAATGACCGCTCTAGAACCTGAAGTCACCGAAATTCAGACTATATCGGAGGAGCCGACTTTAATGGAAAGCGAAATCCGCGAGGAAATTGCCGCAAATCCGTTTAACTTAGCGTTGCCGCCCGCAGTAGAGCCGACTGTTTCAACTCCGTCACCGTTTATTACGCTGAGTGAAAGCGATCGAACAAAAGAACCTTATATCGCGCAATCCACAGAAGGCAGTCCTTCACCTGTCGTCTATCCGCAGCGATCGCAGAAAAAGCGGGAGTCGTTAGCAGCGGTAGAATTGCCAAGTTTTCCAAAATCAGCAGGTCAGTAA